Within Sorghum bicolor cultivar BTx623 chromosome 2, Sorghum_bicolor_NCBIv3, whole genome shotgun sequence, the genomic segment AAAATTGCCTCAATCAACTCATTTCTATTATCTTGTTATGTTCTTTCCAGGACACAGGGTTTTCTTGCACTGTTCACTGGTGACACTGGTGAAATTCGTGCAGAGGTTAGGGAGCAGATTGACACAAAAGTTGCAGAGTGGAGAGAGGAAGGAAAAGCTGAGATTGTCCCTGGTGTTTTGTTCATCGATGAAGTCCACATGCTAGACATTGAGTGCTTCTCCTTCCTCAACCGCGCATTGGAAAATGACATGGCTCCGATCCTAGTAATTGCAACAAACAGAGGGATCACATCCATCCGTGGGACAAACTACCGCTCACCGCACGGGATACCGCCAGACTTCCTTGACCGGTTGCTGATCATCACAACACAGCCCTACACGGAGGAGGAGATCCGGAAGATCCTGGATATCCGGTGCGATGAGGAGGACGTGGAGATGTCTGCGGATGCCAAGGTCCTGCTCACCAAGATCGGCGTGGAGACCTCGCTGCGGTACGCCATCAACCTTATCACATCCGCCGCTTTAGCCTGCCAGAGGCGCAAggggaaggtggtcgagatggagGACATTAGCCGGGTGTACCAGCTGTTCCTGGACGTGAAGCGGTCGACGCAGTACCTGATGGAGTACCAGAGCCAGTACATGTTCAATGAGGTGCCGGGGGAGGCAGATGGAGATGGAGAGGACGCTATGCAATCCTAGATGAACTTCCCTTTACACAGGTGTCTGGGTTAGTATGTACTGCGTCGTGTATTTCTGATGCGTCTTGCTTGTTTAGGTTGCTGTTACCCTGTCAAGGCGTGGTGTGTGCGATGGACTGTCTGTTAGCTGATGTAGGTGACTATGCAACTCAATCTATCTTATTAAAATTCACACCTTCACCCCAGTTGGAGTGCCGTGGTTTGTTTAAATTTGTGCCACCATCTCATACTGTATTTCGACATATATGCATGCTAGATTTGTCCAGGATGCGTGAAGTAAGGTCAGTTCTAATGTAGGCGTCGAGCCGTTGTATGGTATAGACTGAAAGGGTCAGATGCTtatgctgatttgttatgaaaAAAAACATTACTGAGAAATACTGATGTTCACTAATGCTTACTCTCTGTCCTAAATTAGGTGTTGTTTTAGGTTTTCGTGTCACGAGTCTAAGttaatttgtagaaaatatttatatctttaaataaatttattaaaaaaattaggCATAAAAATCTTtccaataatactaattatgtattataaatattaatatttttaatatatatttagtcaaagttatttTTTGAAAAACATAAATGATAATTATTTTGTGACGGAGACAAACGACAATTTGAGCCGGCTTTCTGCCAATCGTTATAAAATCACACCGGACTTAGCAGGTGTCCGTGTGATGTGTGACCCATGTGCCATCAAGTGGCGTGTTCAATCCTTTGCAAGGCaaggcttaggccttgtttagttggcaaaaactttggtttttggctactgtagcactttcgtttttatttgacaaacattgtccaatcatggagtaactaggctcaaaagatttatctcacaaattacaggtaaactgtacagttagtttttatttttatctatatttaatgctccatgcatgcgaccaaagattcgatgtgacggggaattttgaaaatttttgcgaactaaacaaggccttacttttTGTGAGGCGCTCGTATGCCCGTCGTTAACCACCTCCACGGCGCCGCACGGCCGGCGCGCAGCCCCGCATGTACCTTGCCTTGGCACGGGCTCACGAGAGGAAGTATGCGTATCGCGTTTTGCAAGGCAAAAAAAGCCTCGGACCGAGGAGCTTTCCGGAGCGGGGTTCACGTCGGCGGTTCCTCCTCAATCCTCCCCCTTCGTTTATTGCTCTCCTCCGGTCCTCCCCCGCAACCCCTGTCAAGCAGACGCCAGGGTGCCACCAGGCAGCAGCCCACCTCCACGCCGCACCACGCCACCACCGCAGCACGACAGCCAGTCACCAGGAGTGATCATTGATCCCCGCCAGGCCGCCACGCTACCGTCGGTAAGGTCGGGGTCCCCGCCTGCGTCTGCCGGTTGCCCCTCTCCCCGCCTCCGGTTCCGTGAGAGGTCGGGGGTCTCGAGAACACACAGCAACTGCTTCCTCCAATCCTCCTCCCCCCCATTCAGCCCTTCCCCGCGCCACTCCCAACTCGTAAACGCTGTGCGCCACCGCCGCTGCGCTTCCGGATCCGTCGTCCTTCCGCCGGCGCCTTGATGGACCCAAGCGATTCCAACTCCGCCGCAGGTACACCCATTGATCCCGTGAACCTCATCCTCTCCTTCCTTCGCCGTTTGATCGAACTGGGTTGCTCCCTGGGACAGCTCGATCGCGCGACCGGGCTCCGTTGGATGCTCCCGGATTGTACTTGTTTGCTTCACTTACTCTGCGTGTAGAGCTGGTCGGCGGGCGCTGAATTGCAGTGCCCTCCACATGAGCTCGCGGTGTGTCGTTACTGGGACCGATGTGGCGCGTTTGCTCGCTGCTTGTGTAGATGTTTAGTCACTATATAGGTTATTCGATTGTCGCTCGAACCTCTTCCGTTGGACGgcagttgttgatatttgttttGATCTGAGCTTAATGGTGTAATGCGAATTGTGAACCCAACTTTGATGGGGATGGTCAAGCTCGTATTGTCATTCACTGTTGCCATTGGCAACCTGGCAACTCAATGCAATCAGCCATGAGCATAAAAGTGTGTTATCGTGCACtttatatcattgttgctttggAGGCCAAAACCATGCTATTAGTTTGGCTTAACTGTGAATGCTTCAATATAGGAAATGGATCGAGCCAAAAGGTTTAGGGATGGTAGTGAAGCAATGAAATGGTGAGACTGAATGGCTAAGTAGCTCGAGGAGTAACATATCCACACAGGCTCTGAATGGCTAATTAGCTTGAGATGCACCATTTCTGTGCAGGCTCAAGGATTTTTACTCATATATCTGACTAAGCCCAGACTCATTCACTTGTTCTACCCAAGATCCATTAGTACACACCCATATCGATATCATACTTAGATGGAGAAATATCTTGTGCGCATCCATATTTGAGGTGATATCGTGATACGTATCTCAGTACATCAGACTTTGGACGAGGTTAATTTAGAGTACAGCCTACAGGGAGGGATGCGTCAAGTGATGGGTTTACAATAGATGCTTCCCAAATTATAATGTATCAGAGGACACAAGTATTCCTACCAAGTTGTGACGGGAAACATGTATGAGTTGAGCTAAGCACATGAACTGTGACCATACTGTATTATTCAGAGAGATGGGGATAAAAGATGGGGATGATTAACATAGTGTTCATAGCTTGCACATTCCTTTATCCATTGGGCTCAACATTGTTTCATTTCTTTCAATGTCAAGTGCATTGCAGCCTCTTATGCTGACAGTTTGCATTTTGTTGCACAGTATATCATTGGCCGAAAACCTTTTGCATACCGTAATTTCTGGTTCATGATGAGCAATAGCTTTCTTACTAACAATGATAGATTTTATcttatttttggattttgattgaCATCCATTAGATATAGTAACCTTGTTGCTTAGATCCCACTTTGGTCTTACTGTAGATCATTCTCCTTTTGTGTCATCACAGGAGGAAAGACACAAAATGTTTCAGTACCGCCTGTTGAAGGTGTAGCTGGAGGAGGGACTAGCTATGGATGGGTGGATGGAGGCTTGCGGGGTACAAATCTTGGTGCTGGTGTGATTGATCCTACAAAAGTACACTCAGAAGATCTTTTGCATGTTTGGTCTATGCCCAGCACAGCAAATGTTAGCCAGCAAGAAGTGCCTCGACCTCTAGAGAAAGTAAGTTGGATTACCTTTTGTTGACACCGGTTTCTTGCTTCAGCTGTTCAATTATTTCCCTGATATATGGAGTGTTTTCTTTCTCATTTCTCAAACACCCAAGAGAATTGTGCATCATTCCATTAAGAAAGAAGGGAATACACTGGGGAGTAAAATAACCTCCCCACTATACACACACACCCACACCCAAGAAGGGAATACACTGGGGAGTAAATTAACCTCCCcactatacacacacacacccaaGACATATCTGTTCCTTGCTCTTTTAAATGTGGTATTGCATTTTTCAACTGTGATCAGATTCATTGTGCTTTCAGTCATGATTTGACTTATTACTATTTAATTATGTTACCAAAATTTCCAAACTTTAAATTTTCCTTTAGGTCAACCTTTTGGCAGCAAGAAATGAAAGGGAAAGTTTTCAAATTGCTTTACGGCCAAAGGTTTCGTGGGCAACTTCAGGTATTGCAGGGTCTGTGCAGATACAATGCACAGATCTCTGCTCCTCCTCAGGAGACAGGTTTGTTTGTTTAAAATTTAGAACATCTTTATTAGGGAAGACTAGCATTCGCACAGTTCTATTCCGATGATTATAACAGTGTTGTACCAGGTTAGTCGTTGGTCAGTCCATAACTTTGCGACGTGTGGTGCCTATCTTAGGTGTACCAGATGCTCTTGTTCCTATTGATCCACTCAGTCCTCAAGTAACTCTTCAACCAGGGTACCGTTTCTGTGCTTTGGAAATCTGACTTGTATCTACTTTTTTCCTCTTATATATATGTAGATTTGACTTTGCTTGTGCAGGGAGACAGCTGCAGTTTGGGTATCATTAAATGTTCCATGTGGGCAACCACCTGGTTTATATGAGGGTGAAATATTCATTACTGCAGTTAAGACAGAATTAGAGTAAGACTTTCCTTGCTCATTTCTATCCTGTTGTCTTAGATGTAAAAAAAGTTGCCTTTAGTCTTACAGAAAAAGGGCACCAAACAGGTCCATCTTATCTGGCATGCTTGGGCAGAAAAACTAATTCTTACTTATAATGCTGGCCCAAGTGTTCAcatgtgttccctccatcccaaattataagccaTTCcacgaatcttggagagtcaaaccatctcaagtttgaccaaatttatatgataagataataacatttatggtaCCTACTAAGTGCCATTAGAttgctcattaattatattttcatagtaataCCTATTTCATGTaataaatctttgtaattctctcaataattttggtcaaacttgaaatgctttgactctccaagattcttggaatgacttataatttggaatggagggagtatgttagAACAAGAGATGCCATTAAACATATTGTATATGAATATACCGGATATACTGTGGTGGAATGATTATTCATTAAGCGATATATAGCTTTTATTAAAATTTGTTACTTGAGATGTCAAATTCAGAATCTTGAGTAACCTTGTAAGTTTACCTGCTTATATACCTTGCTACCTTTGAAAAAATCTGAAAGGATTCAGGTCAAGTAAGTATGAAACAATCACTTTACTGTAAAGACATTGTTTCACACCGCTCTTGAACAAGAATCCCAAGTTTGAGTGTCATGATATGATACTTGCATGTGGACACCATTGTCCAGGTTACATTAGCTGATTAGCTTTGATTTCTGGGCTATACTTTCTTACTGACCTAATTTCTGGTAGCAGTTCCAGAACAGAATCTCTACCAAAATCTGAAAAGTACAGGCTATATAGAGAATTAAGAAGTTGTCTTGACCTCACTGGACCCAGAGACTACTCATCACCAGAGGAAATGGTATTCTGCTCTGATAATATATTCTTAAGGACTAACCATGTTATTCCTACTTTCAAACAAAAAAACATgttattccttttttttttgtctaattGTACTATAACATTTAGGTACAAAGACTAACATCAGCTTCTAGTGCACTGAGGAGGGTGTTGGATAATCCAGCACTCCAGGACTGTCAAGAGAATAATGGATTTGGAGACATGATGGATGAAGATGTTATGAACAATGTTTCAGTTCGCTTGAAGCTAAGCCTTACTGTTTGGGATTTCACTCTCCCAGTGACACCTTCTTTACCTGCTGTTTTTGGTGTATCCTGGCAATATTCCTTTCTACTATGTTCCATTTCCATTTCCATTTCTGTGCTGTGCAACTGTTATGGGACTGGGTGCAATGGGGTGTGCTTCATGGGCCTGCTTGGCCCAGCAGAGATGGCAGCAACAGAAGGCGGTATTAGGACTGCTGGTGCCACAGCCGGACACGTCTTGTGCCATAGGGACAGCTGTACTCTTGCCCTTGATCAACGTACCCCCCACCCCCCAACACCCCCACCCCCATAAGTTGATTTATGAAAAGCTGTGATAGGATTTGGAAATTAGAGTTCAGTCTGGACTTTAGAACGTTGAATTCATGAGAGAATGTATCCAATATATGAGGTTTCTATCTTTAGGTTTATTTGGTCATCAAGTTGGGGTCCCTATATGGTAAGGGGCGATGTATCTAGGTCAATGACTCAAGGAATGCAATATATTTAAGAAAGGTTTAGACAAGGTGGGGGCGAGATTGTCCCCACATTCCCGGAATAGGAACAATGTGCTGCTGGGATGAGGAACATGGTATAGTTACCTGTTCCCAGTGACTATGGGTTCTCATCATCTCTTGACCCCTGCGCCAGTCACCAACGCTTCTACTGCGCATGTGTCTCACCCTCGTCGGTGAGAACAGGTGTGAAATCCTGTCCCTCATCCATGCACCATGTTCATCTACAATATCTGCAATCAGCCCCCTGGCAGCAACACATAACCAGAACCGCATATTAGAATTTATGATTGTATTGTCATATCAGTGTCTTGTTGAAGCTACTAACAATTCGCATTTGAGTTGTGGACATATGGATGTGTTCTCCTTTGACTACATGTTAGATATCTGAAACTGTCATTGAAGATCGATTCTGTTTGGAGCATGGCACTGAAGGATGGTATAGTGCACTGGATCATCACTTTAGGTGGCTCCTCCAATATAGAATCAGTCCATTTTTCTGCAGATGGGGTGATAGCATGCGCATTCTAGCGTACACATGCCCTTGGCCTGGTAAtgcttggattttttttttctcacacAAAAGAATATACTGGTTCATTGAACTTATGTGATGTCATTTTCTACTCTTCTGTTTTTTTAGCTGATCATCCGAAGGCTAATGAATATTACTCTGACCCAAGATTAGCAGCATATGCTGTACCCTATGCACCTATCCTATCATGGTATCACTCTAATAATCCTTCTAAAATTTATACCATCTTATCTGATTCAGCTTGGTGCTTTAATTAATTTGGCTCCTTGTTAACAGTACAGATGCTGCAAAAAATTCCCTGAGAAGAGAGGTTGAAATCTTAAAATCAAAGCCTCATTGGTCCAAAGCTTACTTCTATTTGTGGGATGAGGTGCGTTATTTTACCTTATATGTCCTGATTTCTGGGGACACCCATTCAGATGCATGGAGTAGGGAGAAACCTGTTGCAGTTATGGGTATGGTTTCCAATGTCCACTCTACTTGCAATCGAAGATATGGAATTACTCCTTTGGGTTCTCCTTTTAGTTTTATTATGCACGTCCAGTGGACATGCTCCTGCAACGGAAAGTTGAATTTTCACTCGGCTTGTAGTGTCCCTCCTGGCCCCATATCGACTTTCAGTTCCTAGCATGACCTGCTTAACTCAATCTTGGAAGTAATCATTGGTAGCAATTAGCCATTGGAGGCTATACCATTTCTCAAcatgtatttattttttctgaAATAAGAGACATGATATTATACGTGTTTCTGTCTAATTTTGATGAAGAAAATTATTTGCTATGTTGTTTGTTGGTGTTCTGTTGCCATTAATTACATCCAGTCCTGTACAAAGTAGTATCTGTTATGTCATCTGAGATACAAATAGAAATGATGGTTAAGGAAGTACACAGCTCCAATAAACGTGCAAGTCATTTTAGTGAAGGCAGCTTGTATTTGCAATGCCACTGCATAACTGATCATCGCTTTAGAGGTTTGATAATAAAGTCATTGAAGTTGCCAGCATAATCACTTCTATTCCCCTAGTGTGTAATGATTATTGAAGGAAACTATGTTGTTAAAGTCTCTTCTTTGTCACTTCAACCATTGAAGATGAATTTCCCTACAGGAATCTTACCATTGTTTCCAATATTTCAGCCATTAAATGTGGAACAGTATGACATGATATGCAACATCTCAAATGAGCTGCGGTCATATGCACCTGATGTGCGAATTTTGACAACTTACTATTGTGGTGAGTATAAGACAAAATCTGATGgcctttttttctttcctcgatGGCGTTGCCTCTATCCAGAAACATACTTTCATACTTGGGTTTTGTTCATAGTTTTTAAGGCGGTAAGGCGAGCTGCGGCGCTCCACCACCTTCCAGACGCCTAGGCGAGTTAGGCGCTCGGCGAGGCGACGCCATACACATACTCTAACCTTCCATAGGACAGCACAAACATACACTTATACATACCTTTCTGCTGCCAATTCCCTCCTGTTTCCAGTTGTTTACAATCAGAGCCTCAGAGGCACATATAACAATGACACATATCAATAATTTATCCTCTCTTAGACAGACAAGCATATGTTAATCATTCACAGCAATTAGGCAAAGGCAACCACATCAAACATGCATCAGAAAGAGAGGAGCACACTTGTGAGCTATCCTTTCCACCTATCAAACTCTAACATAGAATAAATAGCAGCAGAGCAGGGGAATGAGGGGGAAGAGCAGAGGAATAGGAGCAGAGCAGGGGAATGAGGGGGAAAAGCAGAGGAATAGGAGCAGAGCAAGGGAATGAGGGGGAAGAGCAGAGGAAGAAGGGGAGGAAGAGCAAAGCCACGGAGCAGCAAAGGAAAGAGGAGGGGAGGACATACCTGCTAGCCCGACGGAGCAGAATCAGTCGCGGGCTCGCGGCGGACGGCGCAGGAATCGCGTCACGGACGGGGCGGACTCACGCGGGCGGGCCTGGCTCGCGCGGTGCAGTCGCCTACGCCGGTGCTGCCGCGGCCGCCGGATTCAGGTGCGCCGCCGCACTCTCCTCCTTTCCTCTCTCTCCTTCCTATCCCtctccctccccctctctcaaaTGAATTGACACGATGGGGATTGTGGAGGGCGGGAGCTGTAGGCGCGCAGTGGCTTCTTTCCCGCACGCGCGCATCGCTGCGCTCTTTTCCCGCGCAAGCCCGCGGCGCCACTCTTTTCCGCGTGCGTTTCTGTCTCGCGGCGTCCGCCTTGGAGAAAAGGACGCCTCGGCGACGCCTTCCGCCGCCTTACGACGCCATACGCGAGATGGACACAGCGACTGCGATGCCCCGTTTCAAATCTCGCCCAGACGCCAAGGCGTCGCCTAGGCGACGCCTTAAAAACTATGGTTTTGTTCACAGCCGTACACCTTTTTATAACTAACTAGTTGCGCAGGATGTACAACTTCTTGCACGGGTCGTGTACCAATGATAATGAGCTAGCCatcttttatatatttaattGAGCTTGGCTTGACCTTATTTTAACCAAATCAAATA encodes:
- the LOC8078953 gene encoding uncharacterized protein LOC8078953 isoform X1, which encodes MDPSDSNSAAGGKTQNVSVPPVEGVAGGGTSYGWVDGGLRGTNLGAGVIDPTKVHSEDLLHVWSMPSTANVSQQEVPRPLEKVNLLAARNERESFQIALRPKVSWATSGIAGSVQIQCTDLCSSSGDRLVVGQSITLRRVVPILGVPDALVPIDPLSPQVTLQPGETAAVWVSLNVPCGQPPGLYEGEIFITAVKTELDSRTESLPKSEKYRLYRELRSCLDLTGPRDYSSPEEMVQRLTSASSALRRVLDNPALQDCQENNGFGDMMDEDVMNNVSVRLKLSLTVWDFTLPVTPSLPAVFGISETVIEDRFCLEHGTEGWYSALDHHFRWLLQYRISPFFCRWGDSMRILAYTCPWPADHPKANEYYSDPRLAAYAVPYAPILSCTDAAKNSLRREVEILKSKPHWSKAYFYLWDEPLNVEQYDMICNISNELRSYAPDVRILTTYYCGPSGSELAPSTFEAFVKVPNVLRPHTQIFCTSEWVLGTREDLVKDIIAELRPDLGEEWWTYVCMGPSDPQPNWHIGMRGTQHRAVMWRVWKEGGTGFLYWGTNCYEKAMIPSAEICFRRGLPPGDGVLFYPGEVFSSSHEPVASTRLERILSGMQDIEYLKLYSSRYGREEGLALMEKTGMYLGPDRYTLDHGPVDVMRGEVYRTCRS
- the LOC8078953 gene encoding uncharacterized protein LOC8078953 isoform X5, encoding MDPSDSNSAAGGKTQNVSVPPVEGVAGGGTSYGWVDGGLRGTNLGAGVIDPTKVHSEDLLHVWSMPSTANVSQQEVPRPLEKVNLLAARNERESFQIALRPKVSWATSGIAGSVQIQCTDLCSSSGDRLVVGQSITLRRVVPILGVPDALVPIDPLSPQVTLQPGETAAVWVSLNVPCGQPPGLYEGEIFITAVKTELDSRTESLPKSEKYRLYRELRSCLDLTGPRDYSSPEEMVQRLTSASSALRRVLDNPALQDCQENNGFGDMMDEDVMNNVSVRLKLSLTVWDFTLPVTPSLPAVFGISETVIEDRFCLEHGTEGWYSALDHHFRWLLQYRISPFFCRWGDSMRILAYTCPWPADHPKANEYYSDPRLAAYAVPYAPILSCTDAAKNSLRREVEILKSKPHWSKAYFYLWDEPLNVEQYDMICNISNELRSYAPDVRILTTYYCGPSGSELAPSTFEAFVKVPNVLRPHTQIFCTSEWVLGTREDLVKDIIAELRPDLGEVLQSALKRTSCFQIVLQAYSLLFPNSTVPINILFFLIYL
- the LOC8078953 gene encoding uncharacterized protein LOC8078953 isoform X3, producing the protein MKGKVFKLLYGQRFRGQLQVLQGLCRYNAQISAPPQETGVPDALVPIDPLSPQVTLQPGETAAVWVSLNVPCGQPPGLYEGEIFITAVKTELDSRTESLPKSEKYRLYRELRSCLDLTGPRDYSSPEEMVQRLTSASSALRRVLDNPALQDCQENNGFGDMMDEDVMNNVSVRLKLSLTVWDFTLPVTPSLPAVFGISETVIEDRFCLEHGTEGWYSALDHHFRWLLQYRISPFFCRWGDSMRILAYTCPWPADHPKANEYYSDPRLAAYAVPYAPILSCTDAAKNSLRREVEILKSKPHWSKAYFYLWDEPLNVEQYDMICNISNELRSYAPDVRILTTYYCGPSGSELAPSTFEAFVKVPNVLRPHTQIFCTSEWVLGTREDLVKDIIAELRPDLGEEWWTYVCMGPSDPQPNWHIGMRGTQHRAVMWRVWKEGGTGFLYWGTNCYEKAMIPSAEICFRRGLPPGDGVLFYPGEVFSSSHEPVASTRLERILSGMQDIEYLKLYSSRYGREEGLALMEKTGMYLGPDRYTLDHGPVDVMRGEVYRTCRS
- the LOC8078953 gene encoding uncharacterized protein LOC8078953 isoform X2, which codes for MKGKVFKLLYGQRFRGQLQVLQGLCRYNAQISAPPQETVVGQSITLRRVVPILGVPDALVPIDPLSPQVTLQPGETAAVWVSLNVPCGQPPGLYEGEIFITAVKTELDSRTESLPKSEKYRLYRELRSCLDLTGPRDYSSPEEMVQRLTSASSALRRVLDNPALQDCQENNGFGDMMDEDVMNNVSVRLKLSLTVWDFTLPVTPSLPAVFGISETVIEDRFCLEHGTEGWYSALDHHFRWLLQYRISPFFCRWGDSMRILAYTCPWPADHPKANEYYSDPRLAAYAVPYAPILSCTDAAKNSLRREVEILKSKPHWSKAYFYLWDEPLNVEQYDMICNISNELRSYAPDVRILTTYYCGPSGSELAPSTFEAFVKVPNVLRPHTQIFCTSEWVLGTREDLVKDIIAELRPDLGEEWWTYVCMGPSDPQPNWHIGMRGTQHRAVMWRVWKEGGTGFLYWGTNCYEKAMIPSAEICFRRGLPPGDGVLFYPGEVFSSSHEPVASTRLERILSGMQDIEYLKLYSSRYGREEGLALMEKTGMYLGPDRYTLDHGPVDVMRGEVYRTCRS
- the LOC8078953 gene encoding uncharacterized protein LOC8078953 isoform X4, with the translated sequence MHRSLLLLRRQCCTRLVVGQSITLRRVVPILGVPDALVPIDPLSPQVTLQPGETAAVWVSLNVPCGQPPGLYEGEIFITAVKTELDSRTESLPKSEKYRLYRELRSCLDLTGPRDYSSPEEMVQRLTSASSALRRVLDNPALQDCQENNGFGDMMDEDVMNNVSVRLKLSLTVWDFTLPVTPSLPAVFGISETVIEDRFCLEHGTEGWYSALDHHFRWLLQYRISPFFCRWGDSMRILAYTCPWPADHPKANEYYSDPRLAAYAVPYAPILSCTDAAKNSLRREVEILKSKPHWSKAYFYLWDEPLNVEQYDMICNISNELRSYAPDVRILTTYYCGPSGSELAPSTFEAFVKVPNVLRPHTQIFCTSEWVLGTREDLVKDIIAELRPDLGEEWWTYVCMGPSDPQPNWHIGMRGTQHRAVMWRVWKEGGTGFLYWGTNCYEKAMIPSAEICFRRGLPPGDGVLFYPGEVFSSSHEPVASTRLERILSGMQDIEYLKLYSSRYGREEGLALMEKTGMYLGPDRYTLDHGPVDVMRGEVYRTCRS